cctgccggtCGGAGCGATGGggcgaaacaaaccgcccagccggccggagcagtgaaggggtgaacaaacctgccggccatagcagcaaaggagggagcagcaggaaacctgccggccggtcggagcagcggggcggggtgtgtgcgaacaaaccgcccagccggccggagcagtgaagggggtgaacaaacctgccgccatagcagcaaaggagggagcagcaggaaacctgccggccggtcggagcagcggggcggggtgtgtgcgaacaaaccgcccagccagctggagcaccgaagggaagaaaaataaaaaccaaaagaaaaaaatacctgCGGGCGACGGGAAcacgggtgcagggggactccgagccctgcagaccccgggcagcggagtgcacacTCCAGCGAGCGTGGGGGGTGGAGacaaggggggcggccagggcttccttaagtGGGGTGCTCgcgccacctgctgggagggctccacgcTGCCCGGTGGGCGGGCTGCTGGGCTTGCggcagacctggcaccgctcccagcagctcccctcctctgcgctgccacaaaccaaaaagaaaaaaacctgccgaGGCGGCGGAAGcagcaaagccccccccccccaaaatgggaTTGGACGGAcggccgccccttggaatctgccgccccaagcaccagcgtGCGCGGCTGCTGCCTGGGGCCGGCCCGGAGGGGTACCGCAGACACTGGAATCCATTTAGTGCCCGATCCTTTGGCAAGGGTGGCCGAGGTCCATCTCTGAGGTGGGGAGAGCTGAGTGTGTCAGGTCACCCCCCCTCTGGGGGTctggcactgtggggtggggagtactAACATTGCTCCGGGCTGTaaggagaacagagaggctggacgttgtaggaaatcatttcttgtctcctggatcgggtccatttcatcagtaaaatgctccagaggtcccagctggGAACCGTACCAGAGCTGAGCCATTACTTCTTGGGGGGTTAAATGCAAATGAGGCCCGTTGCCCATCACTGACAGGGAAGGTGTGCAAGGGGAGGGGACGAGTAGAAAACACCATGGAAAAGAAACTTGCCCCCAGGTCCGAGGAAGCCTCGTGTGGTAAAAGCCCCCAGCAAAGATCCATGAGATCGGAGTTCTCTGCTTAGCTGCCAACAACCTTCAGTCTGACCCTGGGCAATTCACTTCAGGGCTCTGGGCCCGACCTCCAtcctctgtaaagcagggatactacatggaaaagggaaatgttaCGAATGTTTCTTTCTGCTCCAGGGACGAAGAAGGAGGCGTCGGAGTCGCAGGGGAAGTGGGAAAAAGGGagcccagaagagcaggaagaagagcGCACTCCCACCCCCTCATTACCAAGCAGCTCCCATATGACCATGGTAATGACGCTTTGTGACTGTGCTATTGGAAAGCCTCCTGCTGGGTGTATTAATATCTCCCGGAGCTGGGATCTCTGACAGGAGACCTACCTGCCCCTTGCTCAGGGAGCTGAAAGGAAACACTCTTCAAGTGTGATCGACTCCAGCCAGTCTTTACGAGTTTCTCTGGGTTGCTTGAACGAGGCCCAGGTTGACAAAGGGGTTCAGGCACCTCAGgaagttcagaggtgcttagtgggattcgcagaagtgcctgactcaggtgcctgattctgatgcactctccatgggacacaggcactgctgaaaatcctaccaggcccctccctgcacttgtaggggtaacccacacacctgctgggtggggtgttctggcccgtctagtggcaccaggaccacttagagacagagatcaaaggagtctgctctagagccttagctaacagccagttgggttTTAGCTGCTGCGGAGAGGCtcctgcactaaactccagaaatCCCAGGTTGGATCCTCTGCCAGGAGTATCTATGCGAGTGTGTCGCTCTGGTGTGCTCTACTGCATCCTCAGCTGCTGGCGTCCAGGACAGACGGGGCTAATCCAGCCACGCAGGCCAGCTGCAGTAACACTCAGGAGGTGCCTGAGACACCAGGGCAAAGGCCTTcagcaccccaggccctgggtttaggtgaccctggaaccagtccccctgcagtaacattgtgcccagtgagttctgacccacggggggctggccccagaggcccacagtttgggattctcctcagccaggcagacttgctccttcagtcgaagctactttctgtcctgccggcgattcctgcctgttttgtggcagcaccacacgctgcagggtggggaaggaagaggcatttccgcttgggccctgttctcagtcctttcctcgcagacactgtgggctgctagagttgctgagccaatctgctcaggtgctcggggtgggatgggacatggggcaggttcTGCAGTGACCCCTCGGCTGCACTCAACAAGCAACTTGACTGGGCTTTGCAGGCCATTGAGGCTTTCAGCAaaagctgggcttcctggggggaggggctagagagggaggaaatggggtgcccttggggtcccagcaccggctgagaggctcccatctcttctcaggcaggggggagggggaagcgtaTGAAAGACTGAGGAAACCTCGGCACCTGTGGAGGTTTGTTAAGAAAAGGGCTCAGCCGGAGTCTCCACGCTCACGGGGCGCTGCCAGCCTCCCGCCGGGACAGActgttccagggcagctgagcgATGGAAATACTCAGTCCCGACAGGCTCTGTCCCTCATTGCAGACCCCCGGGGAGCAGcttccctcagcccagctccaagccctgctGATGAGAGCCGTGAAGGGTCTGACGACACCCACCCTGGAGCGATTTCAAGCCgccgaggaagagctgaggacCATCGTGTCTCTACACGGAGACAAGATGGAGAGAGTAAGAGACTCGCCGTGGGCAGGGGATGCTgcgcagagaggggaggggagaatttcTCTCCTAGGAAACTGTTCCTGGGACACACGGGCATGGTGCTGTGAAGGGTGGCTGAGCCCCTTTCCCTTCATCGCTGGCCGCGGGATCCGCGCGTGAGGTGTTTGACCTGTTCTCTGCCCGCTGGAGCTCTGACACGTCCCTGaggacagcccagccccactgaaggggagcgatagccccagccctggcagcgcaGCACTTACCTAGTCTGCCCAGGGGCCTCCACACTGGTTTCCTCAGACATGCTGCGGGCCTTGTTTTTCCAGCTGAAGGATCAGGAGGAATTTGGCTTTgcacttttctctctgtctctccctagctctgatcctgctgcccatccccacaggatCTGGAGTGCCTCCCGTGAATTAGACTGGCCTAGGAGGTTTCTGGCAGACTTCATTTCTACATCCCCTGGGTAGGAGGCTCTCAGAGTCATTATTCCCCTGATTAATGAagctccaccgcctcctgggaggtaggaattCAACCCATTTgacacctggggaaactgaagcccagagagctcCTTGATTTGCCCAAGCCTGCGCAGGTGGGGTTATCGAGAAAGGAATCAGGGTTCACGTTCCCTACAGTCCTTTAACTGTTGCCTTCAATCACTCGGCCTGGAAATAGGTgacattcctgcccttccccagatacCGCCTGCCCATGGCGCCTAAGTGCAGacttattcccttcctgggctttggctttccTGGAAACTCGGAGACTCATAAACAAACAGAATCCTGAGCCTGAGCTTCCTCCCCAAACCTGCCTGTTCCTGGGGTTTCCTGCAAGTCGTCCCTGTCTCTGTCCGAGTTCCCTGTTTCCAGCAGGTCCGAGGGGGAAGATAACAAATGGCCCCTCAATCAGCAGATTGATTTGTGCAGGGCTCTAACTCCTGCTAGCAGAACAGGGCACCAGAATCCAGCCACCCGGGTTGtagctcctgctccttgttcgAGAGAGGAAAGAGCAATGACCAATTCCTCATGGAAGAGCCCTAGGGGGCGGCCTGTCCCTTTCGGGTCTGTCCACCCTGTGCTGcaaactctgcagcaggagccggaAAGCCTGGCCCTATGGAcgtgggctcccagggctggcactGTGGGGCCAAACGGCAACGCAGcctcttctgggcttgggctggaactggagctctgaagcctggggaggagggggcttcagagcctgggctccagcccaagtctccaGGTCTGCACTGCTGTTCCCAGTGCCATAGCCTGAGCCCGAGGTTAGAGACCCGGCTTTGAGATTGGTTACGGCAGGTTTTAAAATCCCGCAGTGTAGAGGTTCTCcttagggctggggcctggagctggctagccccgtccaactagccctgcctgccatctctgggatgggctctggggtacatcagtggaaccagctgggtctggagcagcgcttctctacctgggacatcctcagggccaaacAGGTGGTATTGGACGTGCCCCACACAGCACATATGGGGCCCACAATGGAAACTGGGTTGAGAAGCACGGGCCTGGAGGAACTGATTGTGCTAGAGAgatcagcaggaagctgcagagatggaggaaaggctcctgcagggaagcccttgagagcaggctgagagcagtttgctaaggcagggaaggccctgggatagcaggggagtttgggctgtGCCCACGGTAAGGTTTGGGGaagtcttttgtgtgtgtttctgagctttaaggtactaaaccagacctcaggaaggctggggttcctGGACTTGTCAAAGCCTCTTTCTTCAGATTATGGAGGAGCCAAGATGGGCAACCGAGGTGAGAGGCGGCTTGCAGGGCTGCCAGGAGGGGTTACCTGGGAGGTTGTCACTCATGGATAAATCCATCCCTCAACTTTCTGGCATTCTTCCAGGTTGGAGACGTCGTGGGACGTATCTTAATCTGGCTGGACAACGTCTGTCATCCCAGAGCCAGAAAAGCAGCACTGAGGGCCACGGCCTTGCTGGCTCGTTCCCACCCCCAGGACGTGGTTCTGAGCTGTGTGGCACACACGCTGTCCTCGGACAGGTAGGGAGCTGCTCTGTTATCACCTCAGGccattatttctcttcctgctcctacCGACAGGCCACAGTCCGGGAAGGGTCCGTCGGGCTCACGCAGCTGGAGGGAGTttcctgctgtgcagagagctgtccaggctcaccaagaggagatgcccaggcccagccactgaggagccaaccctcctcctgcactccccaggATGGAGACGTGCCAGTTTTCTGGGGAAGTCCAGCACTGTCCTGATTGCTATGGGtcaccccacttcctctcccatcCAGTACAGGGCCAATAAATGACTCCACATCCCTGGGTCATGAGGTCTGGCTGCTCCCTATTgtgtgagagaaggcagagatggaaaaggtccatgaggtccatctgtccgtccgctggggaccagtgcaggattgttacctgcagtcagatccctagttattccatggctgaggaagtggtgaaaaaatGCACTCATCCTTATGGCGCTGCGCAGCAGAGGTAAATCTCTTCAGACAGAAAGTTCCAGACCTAATTGttgcaaactaaataaataaataaatgatccacACATGACCAGAGCGTAAATGcagtgcagcctgcctgagtctgcagacagccggcaagaacagctctgagaggggtgagtgcctcttttcatctcaatacgttgtgaaccctgagtcctgctggttattgccgatcactttgcagagtcatccagctgaggtgtttataatacagtctccatgtgcctaggggccgtgAAACCCAACTGACCTCGCCAGAGGTCAAAACTCCGTCTTTCCTCAGCATCCTCTGCAATGCAGTTCTGCACTGACCATAGACAAATCTGTGTCACATGGGAGAGAGAATTGAAGAGCAGCATGAAAGAAACTGAATTTCTTACCCAGTTCCGTTACCAGAGGAAtacagtgttggttttcatattgATTTGAGTGTTTGATTTGTAAACCTTTCAGGTTTGAATTCCTTGAAGCAGCCCCAGTGCTTTCCAGGGTCTGTGCTCAGAAGCTATAGAAACTCGGCAGCGTTGGCACAGAATTTCAGTCAAGCTTCCTGAAGACCTTAAATCCAGGCCATTTGCTCTTGGTTTGTCCAACCTagttctcagtgtccccagggcttgaCCACCATGTCCGACCTTCCTCACCAAACTTGGAAGTTAAATGACTGGAAGCCTTTTGATCTGTCTGCAGTCTTCCTGTGCGGATGCCTGGGGGACCAGGAGCGGTTAGATCAGCaagaatggagagaagagaggaggggatttcagtactagtttccttccagctctgtcacactgggcagtacaatctccctgaaccctctcctatcAGGGCATGTTCTGAGTCAGTGTCTGACCCGTCCACCACACTGCAGTAGGATTCAGCTGCTAAGAGACACTTGGCCAAATGCTGGGTCTCAGTTACACCCCAAATAGCCAGAGGAACTGCACTGAGGTCAGGCAAGTTCCTCGGGACTGAGCCTAgcgtaacagagcagaatgttgCACAGTCTGGTGGTCACACTGTGCTGGTCACTGGTGGTCAGATCATGGTCACTGTCCTGGAAACAGCGGTGCTAGCTTCAGGAACAACAACCCATTAggggaaaggaataaatacaaccttctctgatgggacttgccctgcctcagcctcctgCACCAATCGGTGTCTCCTCTCTCAGACGCCTTTCCTGCCTGCTTTCCAAGCCTCTcctggggagggcaagaggtgGCCAAGCAGGGAAGGTCTGACTTCTCTTCTGAATCTGCAGATGTGCCATTGAGCTGTGGAAGGCCCTGGGGGAAGAACCACAGCTCCccagggaggtgctgcagcagctgctggacaagCTCCAGCAGAGACACCGGGAGGAGAAGAGCGGCAATGTGTCTCTGGCTGTAAGTGAGGTTTGAGATGTCACTTTGAGAACCCGCAACCGCGGGGAGGatagtgcatctgtgtgtgtctgtgagcttCACCCCTTCTTAGCTTCAGGCCACGGCTCCACTACACAATGAAGCCGACCTGCGTAACCTCGGCATACAGCCGCCACAGCAATTCTATcccttgtgtgtgtctgcactttgctgcttgtgtcggcagtgcacgtcctcaccagaaGCGCTGTCTCGATTGtacggtcagggtggggcattgtgggaaggctcctgaaagccagttgaCGTACGCGacgttgtgtctacactgacactgcatcgacctggactctctgccacttgtggaggtggagttatgaatttggcaccaaggggcagttctgccaatgggaaggaaattccatagttagggtgatgctgggtgaggggccttgcattgacataactctgtaatgcagaccaggccttagtgtgtccTGGCCACCTCCTAGCAAACCAAAGAGGTGTAAATAAAGCTTCACCCAGGAAAAGTTACTGATCTGAAGCGGTTTATCTGCTGGTGCCCTGGCTCTGTTTGCCGCTCTAGGTGGCTCTTTAGTGAGCAGGTGCAGTTCGGGTGTCTCTTGGAAGTATCCAGGTTTCTGGCTCTCTAAATTGTGACTAGAAATCTTCCCAGCATGGGATCATGAGATGTCCAGTACTTTTGACTGGGCCAGAAACACTGGGTCTACAAGAACAGATCTCCTCAGGATGGTTTCAGCCCGTGCAGTCATGGCTGGAAACCCAAAGCACAGAGTCTGCACCATTAAGCGAAATAATGGGGAATAACATCATCCAGACTCCTCTGACCTTTCCGTAGGGCTCCATCCTGCTTCTGTTCCAGGAATGGGTGAAGGTTCAGGACCCTCCAAATGTCTCCTCCTCTCAGGAGCCAATCCTCTTTTGTAATAGGCTGGGGAGGAAATGAGACCCGAGAAAAGGACAATAGCGAATGGCAATGGGGGCAGGTGGCAGATTGGGATAGTGGAGTGAAAttcttccccccctccaggcaatgaggaccatttacgaggtcctttcctatggggataccgagaagccatcctggaaatgtatccccagatgctcatcctctgcgtcaggcaagtgcagtatgtgatggatctgcactTGCCAGGACCTACATGGCCAGCACGACATCCAGCCCCGAGGAGGGATCcagctgcctcaaccccctaaggtaatgactgaaaggaaaaggaagaacagaTGTGCTCTGCTAAACACATGTAGGCTGTTCATGGCCATCATTTGTTCGGGTGCTATAGTTAGCCCAGGCTCGcttacaccaactaaggatctggccccacatgcccgcttgagtcctgttacctgtcacagtaaagaatcaagtattcaaccgcattgagtgatgacatcaaccatcttaagaagctacagtgtcactaactggttacaaactcaatgaaactgcagtgtcgacagggcccattgggcaggggagcaccatgatatcacactggatctatcctcggggaggctagctcctgctGTCCATACTGTGTGTGCCAGGGCGTGTGCAGATTTGCCATGATTGGGGCTGATCTCGTTGCCTGACACTGGTATTTTTTGTCTTTAGCACATCGGTGGAGGCTGTGAAGACTCTTTTTTCCATGCCCGGATACTGGAAGGAATTTGCCAGCATCCAATTTCAGCAGGGTTGGGACATGATAGCCTCACGATATTACTACTCGCAGGGTGTTGGCGTGATTGCAAGGTAGGAGCCCAAAGTTTCCTCTTCAGTGGGTCTCTCTTGGGAATGGGATTTCCGTGTGAAATGTTCCTCTGTTccaggctgccatctcagcccagcaactagagaggaactctctccccttgataaccacaagggactttctgctccatgttccagagccatgatcgagtttgagaaccctcagctccctgccgtcttcagagaggccgtcaccactgttcaaagggagaaggaggaggagcagagaaatatcgccataactttctgcactgaggtgagattcattagttgacaggagagcagctcaggccagtaagctctgggcacattgtcagcagctcagcagccttccagccagctagctcctctccgcacatggatggtggtggggcatggcacagagagggagggagagacagggtgagATCGCTCCTGGCTGGATGTACCTAGGTGGGATCCTGTGACAAGAGGAGATGTTTCTCCGGTGCCCCAAGGCCatgcttctctcctcacctttcctggggttctgcttttcttctgccccaggggtctctccatggcactcagtggggcctggagattcccctttccctgggggtttATTTGTGACTTGTGCATTAGTCTAAGTTCTGGGAATGAGCCAACTGAAAGAGCAGCAACTGGCTCCCTACACACCGGAGACGTTGTATGGGAGTAAGTGGCCATTTGGTAAAGATGAGTGTCCAGGGGACAGACCCCACAGGAAGACCTCTGCTCCTCAACCCGATGTTGATTtggctctttccagtttctccagagtccttccattgagACAATACTGACAAAATCAGAGCTCCAGGCACAGCTCATGGAATGGACCCAAGATAAAAACCCCATTGTACGTCGGCTCAGTCTGCGAGGCCTTGGCAGTATTGTGCTCCAGCCAGAAAAGGTGAGGGGCGTGGATTGCCTGGGGGACCGAGGAAGCCGATGTCTATTGAATCGCTCAGCAATGAGAGCGAGATCCCCACACAAGCCTTGTTGTTTAACGCACAGCACTCGAATGTTGGAGGTGCTTTACTGAGCAAATCAAGGCACGACGTGGTCCCTGCTCCCGTGAGCTGACCCCTGATTGCAGATGTGATGCAGTGGGGGAGGCGGGTGAGCAAAGACAAAGGttacagtgagcagctggcagagagtgaCAGGAGAATGACTTTGTGCCCCATTGGGCGGCTGTGCCAGCCGTGGTGTCTCATAGGTGGGAGTGGGATGGGCCAGCATATGCCCCAGGCTGTCATCCAGGGTAGTAATGAGCTGCCTTCTCCATTGCTGCAGGTGCACTCGTTACGGGCCCAGCTGCCAGCGATCATGGACATGTTCTGTGACACGGATAGAGGGCGTGTCATGGGAGCCATGCATCAAGCTGCAGACATCATCTAcctcctggatggggaggggcttggctccATCTCCCAGGACATTGCAGTCAGCCTTCGCCCCTTCATTGATGACGTAAGGCTGGGAAACACAGGAgaaccccattcctccccccccccgcctgtctctggtgcccttgtctctctcttcccatccccttccctcccacccctcagccctgccatgAAGCCTCCAAGGGgtgcccctgccatgggtggggaATCTCCTGCTCAGCCACCTCCCTGTCAGAGCTCTTCTCCGCAAACCTCAGCATCAGcgccatgctcccagcccctgctgccgccTGGCCTCGGGGAGAGGGGTCCTGGCACTGGGCAGATGACCAGCTGTCTGGAGAACACCGGCCCCCAAAGAGGTGGAGATTCCCAGCAGGAAAGAGGTGGGTCGGGAATCTCCCGGCTCTCAGGGGCACCAAGGAGCAAAAGAACTGCTGTGTTTTGTAGCAGCACCTCCCtgtaaggctccagcagctgctcctccccttcccacgaccagtctccagcagccttccctccctctccctacGCTTCTAGGGGTCTAGGATTCTGTGCTCTCCAGACAGAAATTGTGTCTAGGACACCatggggctgcactgccctgcacagTGTCTCAGGCCTTGTTCTACACAAGATGTCTATGGCGCTGGCCTGGTGGCCTCACTGCTCCCGCGACCCAAGTCAGTTAACACGGGGGAACCGGAGCAGCGTGCGGATTATGACTCTGTCACGTTATGCTCTGATCCTGCCTGGCTTTAACCGggcttccccactccctgtgtgTCATTGCCAGGAGAGGGACAGCGTGCGCTCCGTTGCCATTTTACTGCTTGGCAACGTGGTGAGCAGCGTGAAGGACCCGGACAAACCCATCGTGCAGCAGAAGATGATCCACTGCTTGCCCGCTCCTGCTGCACCTTGAAGACCGATGAGAGTGTGACACTGGTAAGTGTCAAGGTCATTATTTCCTTAAGAGTAAAGAGCCCGACTCTCCTGGGCCCCCACTCCATTAATGGCCAGAGCCCCTTGCCCAAGCAGAgtcttctcctccctgcttcactccatgctggagcccagtgcctcatccattctcacagcacacagcacaattgggaagaaaagccttcttctgggaaagagccctgaccctctcctgcaaagACGGGCCTCAGGCCTTTGGGCTGCTGCATCCAAAGGTTTAtaacaagaggcagcaaaagaaaAGGGAGCACAGATCTGTAAGAGCCCCTTCagttcagggagctgatatctgcccacagccttctggaaagtgggtgcagctgccctgacttcttccctggagcttctgagagaacttctccaggtcccagcttCCCAGAATTCACCGGACGTTGCCCTCTGTTGTTGGGCCAACTGGGATGTGGAGGGAAGCCTGATCTGGGGGCCCTTTGGTCCGACTCTTTGGGATCCCAAAGCTGACTCACGCTCTCATGCAGTCTCTTTGCACCTAAggactgagctgtggagatctcttaTGAATCTTTCCAGGGCCGTCCATAGAggggcacagggcctgggacaacaccccctactctgccctaagccccagccccactccatcccttcccccaagtgccaccccacctcttcccacccctgctccgccccctgccccatccctattcctcccctccccccaaagccccaccccctcatttcccaaacgacgCTGGGCGCTGGCGAGGTGGGGCATAGCATAGTGGGACCGGGAGTACTGCGcctggccccagcatggcccacgtcctgcgtccccctgaagtgcggggccccccaaagcgcagggccctgGTCAACCGCTCCAAACCATCCAAAGACAGGACGGCTCTGGCTCGCTCCAGCAAATTCCTCTCCTGAGCACACTCCTGTGTACAACAAATGACAGGAATCTCCTCCACtagcaggaaaagcaggagaACAAGTGACGGGAAGGCTCCATGTCCCCAGACTGTCCTCTCTCAGTGAGAACCCTCTTGGTCTCACCTTCTCTTGCAGAGATGCAAACTGACGCTCTTCCGCTGCGCAGTGTTTCTCAGGTGGGCTCATTTGAAGACGCTGTTCCGCAGCATGGCCTGggatggctccacacagctccggaAGTGTGCCTGGAAGTGCTTGGTAGGTGAATTCCTTGTGCCTTCAGAGTGGTGAATGGGGACTTGAGGGAGACCTTTTTAACCCCACACCCTGAGTACCCATCCGCTTCCATCGGGTGGCAGGACTCTATTCCAGGCTCGctgctggttcatttctgcaggagttacaatcccttcacatttttgaaatttttctcctgaactgttagacctgcaaactttctgaaaacaaaagctgaggttctggagaacacaacagtaactccagagaggtgctgctatggcgtatgggctcatactggctgttgccatgccctggctctatgctttggcttccctggactagtccctgtgggaagaacatgtcatttgtatattgtgcgtttcttccttctttcttcctagatgcagaacaacaagagccaca
This Mauremys reevesii isolate NIE-2019 linkage group 17, ASM1616193v1, whole genome shotgun sequence DNA region includes the following protein-coding sequences:
- the LOC120384972 gene encoding maestro heat-like repeat-containing protein family member 6, with product MEWTQDKNPIVRRLSLRGLGSIVLQPEKVHSLRAQLPAIMDMFCDTDRGRVMGAMHQAADIIYLLDGEGLGSISQDIAVSLRPFIDDERDSVRSVAILLLGNVVSSVKDPDKPIVQQKMIHCLPAPAAP